In one Oxyura jamaicensis isolate SHBP4307 breed ruddy duck chromosome 14, BPBGC_Ojam_1.0, whole genome shotgun sequence genomic region, the following are encoded:
- the RPS2 gene encoding 40S ribosomal protein S2: MADDAGAAGGPGAARGGFRGGFGTGLRGRGRGRGRGRGRGRGARGGKAEDKEWIPVTKLGRLVKDMKIKSLEEIYLFSLPIKESEIIDFFLGSSLKDEVLKIMPVQKQTRAGQRTRFKAFVAIGDYNGHVGLGVKCSKEVATAIRGAIILAKLSIVPVRRGYWGNKIGKPHTVPCKVTGRCGSVLVRLIPAPRGTGIVSAPVPKKLLMMAGIDDCYTSARGCTATLGNFAKATFDAISKTYSYLTPDLWKETVFTKSPYQEFTDHLAKTHTRVSVQRTQAAAVATT; the protein is encoded by the exons ATGGCGGACGACGCCGGTGCTGCGGGAGGGCCAGGAGCCGCCCGAGGGGGCTTCCGCGGAGGCTTCGGGaccgggctgcggggccgcgggcGCGGCCGAGGGAGAGGCCGTGGCAGAGGCCGTGGAGCCCGTGGAGGCAAGGCGGAGGATAAGGAA TGGATTCCTGTCACCAAACTTGGTCGCCTGGTCAAGGACATGAAGATCAAGTCTCTTGAGGAGATCTATCTCTTCTCACTTCCCATCAAG GAGTCAGAGATCATTGATTTCTTCCTGGGGTCTTCTCTGAAAGATGAGGTCTTGAAGATCATGCCTGTGCAGAAACAGACTCGTGCCGGTCAGCGTACGAGGTTTAAG GCTTTTGTCGCTATTGGAGACTACAATGGCCATGTTGGCCTCGGCGTGAAATGCTCCAAAGAAGTTGCCACTGCTATTCGTGGGGCCATCATTTTGGCCAAGTTATCCATCGTACCAGTACGCCGAGGCTACTGGGGGAACAAGATTGGCAAGCCCCACACTGTGCCTTGCAAG GTTACTGGGCGGTGTGGATCCGTCCTGGTGCGGCTGATCCCAGCCCCTCGTGGCACAGGCATCGTGTCTGCACCTGTTCCCAAGAAGCTGCTGATGATGGCTGGTATTGACGACTGTTACACCTCTGCCAGGGGCTGTACCGCCACGCTGGGCAACTTTG CCAAAGCCACCTTTGATGCCATCTCCAAGACCTACAGTTACCTGACTCCTGACCTCTGGAAAGAGACGGTGTTCACCAAGTCTCCTTACCAG gagTTCACTGATCATCTGGCGAAGACCCACACCAGAGTCTCAGTGCAGAGaacccaggcagctgctgtggcaaCTACTTAA
- the NDUFB10 gene encoding NADH dehydrogenase [ubiquinone] 1 beta subcomplex subunit 10 encodes MAEGRDRDVYTAPPPRTPVADRTTSVPNPVTFFQAVFSYVVDAPVTFVREWIESRQAKNKFYYYHQKFPRVPDLSECMEGDHLCFFEAEAQWRRDRMVDQEIVEIVRERLGACKQREGPNQFQNCAKEVEQLAQVTKAYQDRYGDLGVHGNARTCLMKQKHRMIEERKAQATAS; translated from the exons ATGGCGGAGGGCAGGGACCGCGACGTGTACACGGCGCCGCCGCCCCGCACGCCCGTGGCGGACAGGACCACGTCGGTGCCCAACCCGGTCACCTTCTTCCAGGCCGTCTTCAGCTACGTGGTCGACGCGCCCGTTACCTTCGTGCGCG AGTGGATCGAGAGCCGCCAAGCCAAGAACAAGTTCTACTACTACCACCAGAAGTTTCCCCGCGTGCCCGACCTGAGCGAGTGCATGGAGGGCGACCACCTCTGCTTCTTCGAGGCTGAAGCGCAGTGGAGGAGGGACAG GATGGTGGACCAGGAAATCGTGGAGATAGTCCGGGAAAGGCTCGGTGCATGCAAGCAGAGGGAAGGACCGAACCAGTTCCAGAACTGTGCCAAAGAGGTGGAGCAGCTCGCACAGGTCACCAAGGCCTATCAGGACAGAT ACGGTGATCTTGGTGTCCATGGAAATGCCAGGACATGCCTGATGAAGCAGAAGCACAGGATGATCGAGGAGAGGAAGGCACAAGCAACCGCATCTTAG